A window of Mucilaginibacter sp. PAMC 26640 contains these coding sequences:
- a CDS encoding 3-phosphoserine/phosphohydroxythreonine aminotransferase, producing MKHNFGAGPGILPHEVLKQAASAVIDFNGTGLSLLEISHRSPEFEAVLDEAVKLVKELFEVPEGYSVLFLQGGASTQFALAPYNLMPEGGKAAYVETGVWANKALKEAKFFGDVQVLASSKESNFTYIPKDYDIPADAAYLHLTSNNTIYGTQLQEFPASPIPIVCDMSSDIFSRKINVADFGVIYAGAQKNMGPAGVTLVIVKDDLLGKTGRKIPAMFNYQVQIEGGSMYNTPPCFAIYVSMLTLNWLKSKGGVSAIEKENTAKAAVLYQEIERNPLFKGVAAIEDRSKMNVCFVAENPEHEKPFLKLCDEKGIVGLKGHRSVGGFRASIYNALPITSVYVLIEAMQEFAEKN from the coding sequence ATGAAACACAATTTCGGTGCCGGCCCCGGCATACTACCACACGAAGTTTTAAAACAGGCTGCATCGGCAGTTATTGATTTTAACGGCACAGGTTTGTCATTGCTCGAGATCTCTCACCGATCGCCGGAATTCGAAGCGGTATTGGACGAAGCTGTAAAGCTGGTAAAAGAACTTTTCGAAGTTCCTGAAGGATATTCAGTATTGTTTTTACAGGGCGGAGCCAGCACACAATTTGCATTAGCACCCTACAATTTAATGCCGGAAGGTGGTAAGGCTGCTTATGTAGAGACCGGTGTTTGGGCAAACAAGGCTCTAAAAGAAGCTAAGTTTTTTGGTGACGTGCAAGTTTTAGCTTCTTCAAAAGAAAGCAATTTTACCTACATCCCTAAAGATTACGATATACCTGCTGATGCAGCTTATCTACACTTAACATCGAACAACACAATTTACGGTACACAGTTGCAGGAATTCCCTGCTTCGCCGATACCTATTGTTTGCGATATGTCGTCTGACATCTTTAGCCGCAAGATTAATGTTGCTGATTTTGGCGTAATATACGCGGGCGCACAGAAAAATATGGGGCCTGCTGGTGTAACGCTTGTAATTGTTAAGGATGATCTGCTAGGCAAAACAGGTCGGAAGATACCAGCAATGTTCAATTACCAGGTACAAATAGAAGGTGGATCGATGTACAATACCCCTCCATGTTTTGCCATTTACGTGTCAATGCTTACCTTAAACTGGCTGAAAAGCAAAGGTGGAGTGTCTGCAATAGAAAAAGAAAACACAGCAAAAGCAGCCGTATTGTACCAAGAAATAGAACGCAACCCATTATTTAAAGGTGTGGCTGCTATAGAAGACCGCTCGAAAATGAACGTTTGTTTTGTTGCCGAAAATCCTGAGCACGAAAAACCCTTCCTTAAACTGTGTGATGAAAAAGGCATAGTCGGCTTAAAGGGTCATCGTAGCGTTGGCGGTTTCCGCGCATCTATTTACAACGCATTGCCAATTACCAGCGTGTACGTGCTGATAGAAGCTATGCAGGAATTTGCTGAAAAGAATTAG
- a CDS encoding ribulose-phosphate 3-epimerase, producing the protein MNHLIAPSILAADFANLQRDVEMMNNSQADWMHVDIMDGMFVPNISFGFPVMKAVKQHALKPLDVHLMIVDPDRYLKAFADAGAYSITVHYEACPHLHRTIQAIKELGCKASVAINPHTPVLLLKDIIADLDMVLVMSVNPGFGGQKFIPHTYTKIAEVKLLAKDVNQDLLIEVDGGVDSSNAADLLSAGANVLVAGNSVFSAANPTDAIAELKHAAL; encoded by the coding sequence ATGAACCACCTGATAGCTCCTTCAATTTTAGCCGCTGATTTTGCCAACCTGCAACGCGATGTTGAAATGATGAATAACAGCCAGGCCGATTGGATGCACGTTGATATTATGGACGGCATGTTTGTGCCCAACATCTCATTCGGTTTCCCGGTGATGAAAGCGGTGAAGCAACATGCCCTAAAACCGCTGGATGTGCACCTGATGATTGTAGATCCCGACAGGTATTTAAAAGCATTTGCTGATGCGGGGGCTTACAGTATTACCGTACATTATGAAGCTTGCCCACATTTACACCGTACCATACAGGCTATAAAAGAGCTGGGTTGTAAAGCTTCAGTCGCCATTAATCCGCATACACCGGTATTGCTTTTAAAAGATATTATTGCAGATTTGGATATGGTGTTGGTCATGTCGGTTAATCCCGGTTTTGGTGGCCAGAAATTTATCCCACACACCTACACTAAAATAGCAGAAGTAAAGCTGCTGGCCAAGGACGTAAACCAAGATCTGCTAATTGAGGTAGATGGTGGAGTTGACAGTTCCAATGCGGCCGATCTTTTATCAGCAGGCGCAAACGTTCTGGTTGCCGGTAATTCGGTATTTTCAGCAGCAAATCCTACAGATGCTATCGCAGAATTAAAACATGCAGCCCTCTAA